The proteins below come from a single bacterium genomic window:
- a CDS encoding DegT/DnrJ/EryC1/StrS family aminotransferase, protein MIKVSKGTLGAEELERVEQAMAYGYFGMSSLVAEFEQALRAYLGAEHVLAVNSGTSALHLALASLGLGPGDEVILPSLTFVGAFQAISATGATPIPCDVHSHTLLIDLADVERRITSRTRVIMPVHYAGNPCDLDGLHDLGRRKGIRVVEDAAHAFGSLYKGKKIGGFGDVACFSFDSIKNITCGEGGAIVCREDVLAKTIRTKRAVGIDRDVPGLAAKRGWAYEVHTQGYRYHMSTINAAIGLAQLRKLDTFAARRRQICERYDAAFSDLSGLTTLPIDYRTVTPHIYVVRVEDGRRDDLLAYLRDREIEGGINYIPNHLQPFYRTDGVALPNTERAFREILTLPLHCGLSDDDVSRVIDAVTAFVRGAATVPRADA, encoded by the coding sequence GTGATCAAGGTCTCAAAGGGAACGTTGGGCGCGGAAGAGTTGGAGCGTGTAGAGCAGGCGATGGCCTACGGCTATTTCGGAATGTCATCGCTCGTCGCCGAGTTCGAGCAGGCGTTGCGCGCATATCTCGGCGCCGAACACGTGCTGGCCGTGAACTCCGGCACGTCCGCTCTCCACCTGGCGCTCGCATCGCTGGGGCTGGGGCCTGGCGATGAGGTCATCCTCCCTTCCTTGACGTTCGTCGGCGCCTTCCAGGCGATTTCGGCCACGGGGGCGACGCCCATCCCCTGCGACGTGCATTCCCATACCCTCCTCATCGATCTCGCAGACGTCGAACGGCGAATCACGTCGCGCACACGGGTCATCATGCCGGTGCATTACGCGGGCAACCCCTGCGACCTCGACGGGCTCCACGACCTGGGACGACGAAAGGGCATCCGCGTCGTGGAGGACGCGGCCCACGCGTTTGGATCGCTGTACAAAGGCAAGAAAATCGGGGGCTTCGGCGACGTCGCGTGCTTCAGCTTCGATTCGATCAAGAACATCACGTGTGGTGAGGGGGGCGCCATCGTCTGCCGGGAGGACGTGCTGGCCAAGACCATCCGCACAAAGCGGGCCGTAGGCATCGACCGCGACGTGCCGGGGCTCGCCGCGAAGCGCGGCTGGGCGTACGAAGTCCACACCCAGGGGTACCGGTATCATATGAGCACGATCAACGCGGCGATCGGCCTCGCGCAGCTTCGAAAGCTCGATACGTTCGCCGCCCGGCGCCGCCAGATCTGCGAGCGGTACGACGCCGCGTTCTCGGATCTGTCCGGCCTGACCACCCTGCCCATCGATTACCGGACCGTGACGCCGCACATCTACGTCGTTCGCGTCGAAGACGGGCGCCGCGACGATCTCCTCGCCTATCTGAGGGACCGGGAGATCGAGGGCGGCATCAACTACATCCCCAATCATCTCCAGCCGTTCTACCGTACCGACGGGGTGGCGCTCCCCAACACGGAACGCGCGTTTCGGGAGATCCTGACGCTGCCGCTGCACTGCGGCCTGTCGGACGACGACGTGTCCCGGGTTATTGATGCGGTGACGGCGTTCGTCCGCGGCGCCGCTACTGTCCCTCGAGCAGATGCGTGA
- a CDS encoding FkbM family methyltransferase, with protein sequence MFKYVVRSLQGAVLAPAGRHRTRLQIELSEDMVPVVEVALDGASSATIRFFCPSATALWRAETLLSKEPDTIEWIDGFGPEDVLWDIGANLGVYSLYAAKRARARVLAFEPSAGNYWLLNKNIYLNRLDGLVTAYCLALSRQTSLGTFNMPDTDLGGALYAFGDVEGTIRSPDDTVRKVVFHQGGVGFSIDEFAKKFCPPRPTRVKIDVDGGESDILRGGLETLSAQRMQSISVELDESSPAHVQAATEVLATCGLRLQRKTQARTADEASRYIFNYLFVR encoded by the coding sequence GTGTTCAAGTACGTCGTCCGATCGCTGCAGGGCGCCGTCCTGGCCCCCGCCGGCCGTCACCGGACGCGACTCCAGATCGAACTCTCGGAGGACATGGTGCCGGTCGTCGAGGTCGCGCTCGACGGGGCGTCGAGTGCGACCATTCGCTTCTTCTGCCCGAGCGCCACCGCGCTCTGGCGTGCGGAGACCCTGCTCTCCAAGGAGCCCGACACCATCGAGTGGATCGACGGCTTCGGTCCCGAAGACGTGTTGTGGGACATCGGCGCGAACCTCGGAGTCTACTCTCTGTATGCGGCGAAACGGGCGCGGGCCCGTGTGCTCGCATTCGAGCCGTCCGCGGGCAACTACTGGCTGTTGAATAAGAACATCTACCTGAATCGCCTCGACGGCCTGGTGACCGCGTACTGCCTCGCCCTGAGCCGGCAGACATCGCTCGGGACGTTCAACATGCCCGACACCGATCTGGGAGGCGCGCTCTATGCGTTCGGGGACGTCGAGGGGACCATTCGCTCCCCCGATGATACGGTTCGCAAGGTGGTGTTCCACCAGGGAGGCGTCGGGTTTTCCATCGACGAATTCGCGAAGAAATTCTGTCCGCCCCGTCCCACGCGCGTGAAGATCGACGTCGACGGCGGCGAGAGCGACATCCTCAGGGGCGGGTTGGAGACGCTTTCCGCTCAGCGCATGCAATCGATCTCTGTCGAACTCGACGAGTCCTCGCCGGCCCACGTGCAGGCGGCGACGGAGGTCCTCGCGACGTGCGGGTTGCGGCTGCAGCGGAAGACGCAGGCCCGTACGGCCGATGAGGCGAGCAGGTACATCTTCAACTATCTGTTCGTTCGGTGA
- a CDS encoding UDP-glucose/GDP-mannose dehydrogenase family protein yields the protein MNLGVVGTGYVGLVTAACLADLGHGVIGVDRDAARIAHLGQDRVPFFESGLEDLVRRGRRSGRLRFTTDIAEAVEDAEVIFITVGTPSRQDGTADLIEVSTVAEAIAGALSEYRLIVEKSTVPIRTGERIRDQIQLLTKGAVPFDVACNPEFLREGSAVHDFMHPDRVVLGVTNERSERLLREVYAPLDAPMLVTDLTTAEMIKHASNAFLALKISYINAIANICERVGADVRQVADGMGYDRRIGRAFLDAGVGYGGSCFPKDVAAFIQIAREVGYDFRLLDEVARVNEGQREALLRHLRDALWVLRNRTIGVLGLAYKANTDDVRDAPAVAIVEALLKEGAVVRAYDPAAEANARRILPDITYCPDPYEAARDSDAVVVLTEWDEFRALDLARLRDLMRRPVLIDGRNILDPEAVRALGFHYAGMGR from the coding sequence ATGAACCTCGGTGTTGTGGGCACGGGCTACGTCGGCCTGGTGACCGCCGCCTGTCTCGCCGATCTCGGGCACGGGGTGATCGGCGTCGATCGTGATGCGGCGCGGATCGCGCATCTCGGGCAGGATCGCGTGCCCTTCTTCGAGTCCGGCCTCGAGGATTTGGTGCGCCGGGGGCGGCGGTCGGGGCGGTTGCGTTTCACCACCGACATTGCCGAGGCGGTCGAGGATGCGGAGGTCATTTTTATCACCGTGGGAACGCCCTCCCGGCAGGACGGCACGGCCGACCTGATCGAGGTTTCGACCGTGGCCGAAGCGATCGCCGGCGCATTGTCCGAGTACCGGCTGATCGTGGAAAAGAGCACGGTTCCGATCAGGACCGGCGAGCGGATCCGAGACCAGATCCAGTTGCTGACGAAGGGCGCGGTGCCGTTTGACGTGGCGTGCAACCCCGAATTTCTCCGCGAGGGATCGGCGGTCCACGATTTCATGCACCCGGACCGCGTCGTCCTCGGGGTGACGAACGAGCGCAGCGAGCGGCTGCTGCGGGAAGTCTACGCGCCCCTGGATGCTCCGATGCTGGTCACCGATCTGACGACGGCGGAGATGATCAAGCACGCGAGCAACGCGTTTCTCGCGCTCAAGATTTCCTACATCAACGCCATTGCCAACATCTGCGAGCGCGTCGGCGCCGACGTCCGGCAGGTCGCCGACGGGATGGGCTACGATCGCCGGATCGGGCGGGCATTTCTCGACGCGGGCGTCGGGTACGGGGGGTCCTGCTTCCCCAAGGACGTGGCGGCATTCATCCAGATTGCGAGAGAGGTCGGCTACGACTTCCGCCTGCTGGACGAGGTCGCGCGCGTCAACGAAGGCCAGCGGGAGGCACTGCTGCGCCATCTTCGGGACGCGCTGTGGGTCCTGCGCAACCGGACGATCGGCGTCCTGGGACTGGCCTACAAAGCGAACACGGACGACGTTCGCGACGCCCCGGCCGTCGCGATCGTTGAGGCGCTTCTCAAGGAAGGCGCCGTTGTTCGTGCCTACGATCCGGCCGCGGAAGCGAACGCCCGCAGGATCTTGCCGGACATTACGTACTGTCCCGACCCGTATGAGGCGGCGAGAGACAGCGACGCGGTCGTCGTGCTCACTGAATGGGATGAGTTTCGCGCGCTGGACCTTGCCCGGTTACGGGATCTCATGCGCCGTCCGGTGCTGATTGACGGACGCAATATCCTTGATCCGGAGGCGGTCCGCGCGCTCGGTTTCCATTACGCGGGCATGGGCCGCTGA
- the asnB gene encoding asparagine synthase (glutamine-hydrolyzing), with the protein MCGICGVWSATPGEADVLRTLTARMTAALTHRGPDDEGVWVDEAGRVGLGNRRLAIIDLSPAGHQPMADASGAVVLTYNGEIYNFPDLRRELLASGYSFRGHSDTEAILALYLREGVEMCRRLRGMFALAIWDGRSQELVLARDRFGIKPLYYAEAGGRWLFASELRALRAYGALTTRVNPAALAAFLRLGSVPGPMTVFEGVQELPPATVLVVNGAGRGTQRRYWEIPAPETAQKETDATTAELRARLGDAVARHLISDVPLGVFLSGGVDSGAIVAMMREAGHTRIRTFSIAFPEWKLDEGPGAARLAARYGTDHTASEVRGADVAADLDRVIAAMDQPTIDGLNTYYVSRVTRESGTIVALSGLGGDELFCGYPSFRQAPRLLAWQQAAARFGPARPVLAAALAALPSSRSAKLREGLMEAATIQTAYLTVRGLFSRGEVSDLLAPGPCRDAARDLNAAAALGALAPSLPEDPVAATGMLELRGYMHNQLLRDTDAMSMAHSLEVRVPFLDHPLVEFAAALPDRLRANGHPPKWLLLRALGDRLPPEAGQTKRGFTFPMGEWLRGPLRPRVDEALRGGAGILRPDAAAVLRARVEAGRAHWSRLWALVVLVLWLRTADTALGCGGAV; encoded by the coding sequence ATGTGCGGGATATGCGGGGTCTGGAGCGCAACTCCGGGCGAGGCCGATGTGCTCCGGACGCTCACTGCGCGCATGACCGCGGCGCTCACGCACCGCGGCCCTGACGACGAAGGGGTGTGGGTCGACGAGGCCGGCCGGGTCGGCCTCGGCAACCGCCGCCTCGCGATCATCGATCTTTCGCCCGCCGGGCATCAGCCCATGGCGGATGCGAGCGGCGCCGTTGTCCTCACCTACAACGGCGAAATCTACAATTTCCCGGACCTTCGCCGGGAACTCCTCGCCTCGGGGTATTCGTTCCGCGGGCACTCTGATACCGAAGCCATCCTCGCGTTGTACCTGCGTGAAGGCGTCGAGATGTGCCGCCGTCTGCGGGGGATGTTTGCGCTGGCGATCTGGGATGGCCGGTCTCAGGAGCTGGTACTGGCGCGGGATCGATTCGGCATCAAGCCGCTCTACTACGCCGAGGCCGGCGGCCGGTGGCTCTTCGCATCGGAACTGCGGGCCCTCAGGGCTTATGGTGCGTTGACGACGCGTGTCAATCCGGCGGCGCTCGCGGCGTTCTTGCGCCTCGGCTCCGTCCCCGGCCCGATGACGGTCTTTGAAGGCGTGCAGGAACTGCCGCCCGCGACGGTGCTCGTCGTCAACGGAGCGGGGCGCGGCACGCAGCGCCGCTATTGGGAAATCCCGGCGCCGGAGACGGCGCAGAAAGAGACCGACGCCACGACCGCGGAGCTGCGCGCGCGGCTGGGTGACGCCGTCGCCCGGCACCTGATCAGCGACGTGCCGCTCGGCGTCTTTCTGAGCGGGGGCGTCGATTCCGGCGCAATCGTCGCGATGATGCGGGAGGCGGGCCACACGCGGATCCGCACGTTCTCGATTGCCTTTCCGGAATGGAAGCTGGACGAAGGGCCCGGCGCCGCGCGCCTCGCCGCGCGCTACGGCACCGATCACACCGCGTCCGAGGTCCGGGGCGCGGATGTGGCGGCGGACCTGGATCGGGTGATCGCCGCGATGGACCAGCCGACGATCGACGGCCTCAACACCTACTACGTGTCTCGCGTCACCCGGGAGTCCGGGACGATCGTGGCGCTGTCCGGACTCGGCGGCGACGAACTGTTCTGCGGGTACCCCTCGTTCCGGCAGGCGCCCCGGCTGCTCGCTTGGCAGCAGGCCGCCGCGCGGTTCGGGCCGGCCCGGCCGGTCCTGGCCGCCGCGCTCGCCGCCCTGCCGTCTTCGCGGTCCGCCAAGTTGCGGGAGGGTCTGATGGAGGCGGCGACGATCCAGACGGCCTACCTCACCGTGCGCGGTCTCTTCAGCCGCGGCGAGGTGTCGGATCTGCTGGCGCCCGGACCGTGCCGGGATGCCGCGCGCGACTTGAACGCCGCGGCGGCCCTGGGCGCGCTCGCGCCGTCCCTGCCCGAGGACCCGGTGGCCGCGACCGGGATGCTGGAGCTGCGTGGATACATGCACAATCAGCTGCTGCGGGATACCGACGCGATGAGCATGGCGCACAGTCTCGAGGTCCGGGTGCCGTTTCTCGATCACCCGCTCGTCGAGTTTGCGGCCGCGCTGCCGGACCGCCTGCGCGCGAACGGTCATCCTCCGAAGTGGCTTCTCCTTCGTGCCCTCGGCGACCGGCTGCCCCCGGAAGCCGGGCAGACGAAGCGCGGCTTCACGTTCCCGATGGGCGAGTGGCTCCGAGGGCCGCTGCGGCCGCGCGTCGACGAGGCGCTGCGGGGGGGCGCCGGAATCCTCCGCCCGGACGCGGCGGCGGTTCTGCGGGCAAGGGTGGAAGCCGGGCGGGCACACTGGTCGCGTCTTTGGGCGCTCGTTGTGCTCGTTCTCTGGCTCCGCACGGCCGACACGGCTTTGGGCTGTGGAGGTGCGGTGTGA
- a CDS encoding glycosyltransferase: protein MTRILLADTTLYAPVSPFFVDAAGQLGYETSFFDEAPYLRPLETSLLHKVGYRVLHRRPLTWWQYNRALLAEALRVRPDLVVAVKGAYIMPSTLRRIKKATGATLINYATDDPFNRANRTPDLVAGIPAYDLYACTKRAIMEDVTKAGCSAVIHTMFGYKPSVHFPEHPATADEIRRFGSDVALLGGADRDRLRDLEPLLGAPGVSIALYGGYWNRDPRYRPYARGFAVGREYRLALGGAKIGLCLVRRANRDGHAMRSFEIPACGAFMLAERTEEHLAVFREDKEAAFFSSSEELLDKIRYYLAHDEIRRRIGQAGYVRVTTGGHTYRDRLREIVEAARHLTRAASPAAGTRA from the coding sequence ATGACACGGATATTGCTCGCCGATACGACCCTCTACGCGCCGGTATCCCCATTCTTCGTCGATGCGGCGGGACAACTGGGCTATGAGACGTCCTTCTTCGACGAGGCCCCCTATCTCCGGCCGCTCGAGACGTCCCTGCTGCACAAGGTCGGCTACCGCGTGCTCCACCGCCGGCCGTTGACGTGGTGGCAGTACAATCGGGCATTGCTCGCCGAGGCCCTCCGCGTCCGCCCGGATCTCGTCGTGGCGGTCAAGGGCGCCTATATTATGCCTTCAACGCTCCGGCGGATCAAGAAAGCGACGGGGGCCACGCTCATCAACTATGCGACGGACGACCCGTTCAACAGGGCCAACAGGACGCCCGATCTCGTCGCCGGCATCCCGGCCTACGACCTGTACGCCTGCACGAAGCGGGCGATTATGGAGGACGTCACCAAGGCAGGATGTTCGGCGGTCATTCACACGATGTTCGGCTACAAGCCGTCGGTACATTTTCCGGAGCACCCCGCGACCGCCGACGAGATCCGGCGCTTCGGGAGTGACGTCGCCCTCCTCGGCGGGGCCGACAGGGATCGCCTGCGGGACCTCGAGCCGCTGCTCGGCGCGCCCGGCGTGTCGATCGCGCTGTATGGGGGCTACTGGAACCGGGATCCCCGATACCGCCCCTATGCGCGGGGATTCGCCGTGGGACGAGAGTACCGCCTGGCTCTCGGCGGCGCCAAAATCGGTCTCTGCCTGGTGCGCCGGGCCAACCGGGACGGGCACGCGATGCGCAGCTTTGAGATCCCGGCGTGTGGCGCGTTCATGCTGGCGGAGCGAACCGAGGAGCATCTGGCCGTCTTCCGCGAGGATAAGGAGGCGGCGTTCTTCAGCTCATCCGAGGAGCTGCTCGACAAGATCCGATACTACCTGGCGCACGACGAGATCCGGCGGCGGATCGGCCAGGCCGGTTACGTCCGCGTGACCACCGGCGGACACACCTACCGCGATCGGCTCCGCGAGATCGTCGAGGCAGCGCGGCACCTTACCCGGGCGGCGTCGCCGGCCGCCGGGACCCGTGCGTAG
- a CDS encoding glycosyltransferase family 4 protein: protein MTSSGPPPKFRLAYLVSHPIQYQVPLLQRLAAHPQLTLHVYYMNDQGARPNRDPEFGVSVQWDIPLLEGYPWTLLRNRSPWPGGEHLFGYIHPSIAGVLARERYDAVVVHGYAHATEWLGFLGAWRSGTPILLRGESTLLGRRAPWVAAAKRLALGSVLRRIRGALAIGMLNREFYRAYGVPDDRIFWVPYAVDNARFRADADRWGPSRAALREALGLPRDLPVVLYAGKLVSRKRPLDLLEAYARVTGDHPSAMVFLGEGAERQRLEAAAAQRGLSRVSITGFVNQGDIGRYYAAADILVLPSEHEPWGLVLNEGMCFGLPLIASDAVGAVPDLVRAGENGFVYPVGDVPALADALRHLLADPARRARMGVRSREIVAAYSYDADVDGILMALHRVTAGPRLGIAW, encoded by the coding sequence GTGACGTCATCCGGGCCGCCGCCGAAGTTTCGGCTGGCGTACCTGGTCTCGCATCCCATCCAGTATCAAGTTCCGCTCCTGCAGCGTCTCGCGGCGCATCCGCAGCTCACCCTGCACGTCTATTATATGAACGATCAGGGCGCGCGTCCGAACCGCGATCCGGAGTTCGGTGTATCGGTCCAGTGGGACATCCCGCTTCTCGAAGGGTATCCCTGGACGCTGCTGCGGAATCGGTCGCCGTGGCCGGGGGGAGAACACCTCTTTGGCTACATTCATCCCTCGATCGCCGGCGTGCTGGCCCGGGAACGGTACGATGCGGTCGTCGTCCACGGATATGCGCATGCCACCGAATGGCTCGGATTTCTGGGCGCCTGGAGGAGCGGTACCCCGATCCTGTTGCGGGGAGAATCCACCCTGCTGGGCCGCCGGGCGCCGTGGGTGGCGGCCGCGAAACGGCTCGCGCTCGGCTCCGTGCTGCGCCGCATCCGCGGCGCGCTTGCGATCGGGATGCTCAACCGTGAATTCTATCGGGCGTACGGCGTTCCCGACGACCGGATCTTCTGGGTCCCGTACGCCGTCGACAACGCCCGGTTCCGCGCCGACGCCGATCGCTGGGGACCTTCCCGGGCCGCGCTGCGGGAGGCGCTCGGCCTGCCCCGCGATCTCCCCGTCGTGCTCTACGCCGGCAAGCTGGTGTCGCGTAAACGCCCGCTCGATCTGCTCGAGGCCTACGCTCGGGTGACGGGTGATCACCCCTCCGCGATGGTGTTTCTCGGGGAGGGAGCGGAGCGTCAGCGCCTCGAGGCCGCCGCGGCGCAGCGGGGGCTGTCCCGGGTGTCGATCACCGGATTCGTGAACCAGGGCGACATCGGGCGGTACTACGCGGCCGCCGATATCCTCGTGCTGCCGAGCGAGCACGAGCCCTGGGGCCTCGTGTTGAACGAAGGGATGTGTTTTGGGTTGCCGCTGATTGCCAGCGACGCCGTGGGCGCAGTACCGGACCTCGTGCGGGCGGGTGAAAACGGCTTCGTCTATCCGGTGGGGGACGTGCCGGCGCTCGCGGACGCGCTTCGGCATCTCCTCGCCGATCCCGCCCGGCGCGCACGCATGGGTGTGCGCTCCCGGGAGATCGTCGCGGCGTACTCGTACGATGCGGACGTCGACGGCATTCTCATGGCACTCCATCGCGTGACCGCCGGTCCGCGTCTTGGGATCGCCTGGTGA
- a CDS encoding oligosaccharide flippase family protein, with the protein MTAPPIRRALLAAVWLSATGYLSFLLNFGLNLLLARVLFPKDFGQFALAGSLVEILSLATGFSFSQAVIQMQDAPGIVETAYVLSLRLYWALIVGGALLVAALRWHFPGVFLPLFFALFAVRNLSVISYVYSATLERTFQYNQISRVRLASAIVSIVVALVLARLGAGVWSLLGRELALSLITLAGVRIASGWRYRGGYNVETARAVWRFGWQMFVTRALETIWYRGDTALLGILAGTLTLGYYDRGRFLAEFGHYVVSFAAVQVAFPVYASLAGRREALTYAYRLSHGLLVRLMLPALIWLALFPRELVGLLYGAGVRWTETAAILPWLAAFGFVFPIAENIKVLLTGIGRLRDAMWMRFVQAAVALPLLVPAIKIAGPYGAGTVMFVSEVAGLFVGYRALRREVTNLYLDGYWRPAVAALVAGGSVAVLRAFHLLPWVGRAGYAANLAAAGGIYLVCLFLIDRSQLQEHLWALLAGLRGERPAAFAAVPNGVVSAPAAGPIADGQGKPVLTIGDDAP; encoded by the coding sequence GTGACGGCGCCCCCGATCCGGCGCGCGCTGCTCGCGGCCGTCTGGCTCAGCGCGACGGGGTACCTGTCGTTCCTCTTGAACTTCGGGCTCAATCTGCTGCTCGCCCGGGTGCTCTTTCCGAAGGACTTCGGGCAGTTCGCCCTCGCCGGATCGCTGGTCGAGATCCTGTCGCTCGCCACGGGGTTCAGTTTTTCGCAGGCGGTCATTCAGATGCAGGACGCGCCGGGGATCGTGGAGACCGCCTACGTGCTGAGCCTGCGGCTGTATTGGGCCCTGATCGTCGGCGGCGCGCTCCTGGTTGCGGCGCTGCGGTGGCATTTCCCCGGCGTGTTCCTGCCGCTGTTCTTCGCGCTGTTCGCCGTCAGGAATCTTAGCGTGATCTCCTACGTCTACTCGGCCACGCTCGAGCGGACGTTTCAATACAATCAGATTTCCCGGGTGCGCCTCGCGTCGGCGATCGTGTCGATCGTGGTTGCGCTCGTGCTGGCGCGGCTGGGTGCCGGCGTCTGGAGCCTGTTGGGGCGGGAACTCGCGTTGTCGCTGATCACGCTGGCCGGCGTCCGGATCGCGAGCGGCTGGCGGTACCGAGGCGGGTACAACGTCGAGACGGCCCGCGCGGTCTGGCGGTTCGGCTGGCAGATGTTCGTGACCCGCGCGCTGGAGACGATCTGGTACCGGGGCGATACCGCGCTCCTCGGGATCCTGGCCGGCACGCTGACGCTGGGGTATTACGACCGCGGGCGGTTTCTTGCCGAGTTCGGGCACTACGTGGTCTCGTTCGCCGCCGTCCAGGTGGCGTTTCCGGTCTACGCCAGTCTTGCGGGGCGGCGGGAGGCGCTGACCTACGCGTATCGTCTCTCCCACGGCCTGCTCGTCCGGCTGATGCTGCCGGCACTTATCTGGCTCGCGCTCTTCCCGCGCGAGCTCGTGGGACTGCTCTACGGCGCCGGCGTGCGCTGGACCGAGACGGCCGCGATCCTCCCCTGGCTGGCCGCATTCGGCTTTGTCTTTCCGATCGCCGAGAACATCAAAGTGCTGCTCACCGGGATCGGACGGCTGCGGGACGCGATGTGGATGCGCTTCGTCCAGGCCGCGGTGGCGCTCCCGCTCCTGGTGCCGGCCATCAAGATCGCCGGGCCCTACGGAGCAGGGACCGTCATGTTTGTGAGCGAGGTGGCCGGGTTGTTCGTCGGTTATCGGGCCCTGCGCCGGGAGGTCACCAACCTGTATCTGGACGGGTACTGGCGGCCCGCCGTGGCGGCCCTCGTGGCCGGCGGCAGCGTGGCCGTGCTGCGGGCGTTCCACCTGCTGCCGTGGGTCGGGAGGGCCGGATACGCGGCCAACCTCGCCGCGGCGGGCGGGATCTACCTCGTCTGTCTCTTCCTGATCGACCGGTCGCAGCTTCAGGAGCACCTGTGGGCGCTGCTCGCGGGGTTGCGCGGGGAGCGGCCCGCGGCGTTCGCCGCCGTGCCGAACGGCGTCGTGTCCGCGCCGGCGGCCGGGCCGATCGCCGACGGGCAGGGGAAACCGGTGCTCACGATCGGCGACGACGCCCCTTGA
- a CDS encoding glycosyltransferase family 4 protein: MKVTVSVGGTFHAFRLAEQLHARGLLHRLVTTHRPRRGEQIPPDRLLANPWPEVLMRGPRMLGLPWRAGAYLKAVAFDRWAARHADGCDVWVGFAEFSLLAQRAARAAGARTVLERGSTHILTQQALIAEEYRRWKCPAPPADRRLVDRQLREYEEAQYIAVPSRFAAESFLDRGVGADRLLRIPSGVDGRLFSPGLPPGGGPPPLPGGGPFRIVTAGLSLRKGTPYLLEAAARLGIGSRGGPRLSRGGPEIELCLAGAVAPDLAPILRGTPVPARRLGALSHADLADLYRRASVFVLPSVEEGMALSVLEAMASGLPVVVTPNTGAADLIAHGREGLVVPARDPEALARAMLELYEDEPKRRAMGEAAAETARRWTWEAYGDRVVDAYTRIVQRARDPQDADVAGRA; the protein is encoded by the coding sequence TTGAAGGTCACGGTCTCCGTCGGCGGGACGTTTCATGCGTTCCGGCTCGCCGAGCAGCTTCACGCGCGAGGTCTGCTGCACCGGTTGGTGACGACCCATCGTCCACGGCGCGGCGAGCAGATTCCGCCGGATCGTCTCCTCGCCAATCCGTGGCCCGAGGTCCTGATGCGCGGACCTCGAATGTTGGGTCTGCCGTGGCGCGCGGGCGCCTACCTCAAAGCCGTCGCGTTCGACCGATGGGCGGCCCGGCACGCCGACGGGTGTGACGTGTGGGTGGGATTCGCCGAGTTCTCGCTGCTCGCGCAGCGGGCCGCGCGCGCGGCCGGCGCCCGCACCGTCCTCGAGCGCGGTTCGACGCACATCCTCACCCAGCAGGCACTCATCGCGGAGGAATACCGGCGCTGGAAGTGTCCGGCGCCTCCCGCCGACCGCCGGCTGGTCGACCGGCAACTGCGAGAATACGAGGAGGCGCAGTACATCGCCGTCCCGAGCCGGTTTGCCGCCGAGAGTTTCCTCGACCGCGGCGTCGGCGCCGACCGGCTGCTGCGGATTCCCTCCGGCGTCGACGGCCGTCTCTTCTCACCCGGCCTGCCCCCCGGCGGGGGTCCGCCCCCGCTCCCCGGCGGGGGTCCGTTTCGGATCGTGACGGCGGGGCTGAGCCTCCGCAAAGGCACCCCGTACCTGCTCGAGGCGGCGGCGCGGTTGGGGATCGGTTCGCGCGGCGGCCCCCGTCTGTCGCGGGGCGGGCCCGAGATCGAACTGTGCCTGGCCGGCGCCGTCGCGCCCGATCTTGCGCCGATCCTTCGCGGCACCCCAGTACCGGCGCGCCGTCTCGGCGCGCTCTCGCACGCGGATCTTGCCGACCTGTACCGCCGTGCGTCGGTGTTCGTCTTGCCGTCGGTGGAAGAGGGCATGGCGTTGTCGGTTCTCGAAGCCATGGCGAGCGGACTTCCCGTCGTGGTGACGCCGAACACCGGGGCCGCGGACCTCATCGCGCACGGACGGGAAGGGCTGGTCGTCCCCGCCCGGGACCCCGAGGCGCTGGCGCGGGCGATGCTGGAATTGTACGAAGATGAACCGAAGCGCCGCGCGATGGGAGAGGCGGCCGCTGAGACGGCCCGGCGATGGACGTGGGAAGCGTACGGAGATCGGGTCGTGGACGCGTACACGCGGATTGTCCAGCGGGCCAGAGACCCCCAGGACGCCGATGTGGCCGGACGCGCCTGA